In one Candidatus Brocadiia bacterium genomic region, the following are encoded:
- the truA gene encoding tRNA pseudouridine(38-40) synthase TruA: MKRNIKLIIEYDGTNYCGWQIQKNSRTIQAEITKAIEEMTGQKTTLYGASRTDSGVHALGQTANFRTQSKLEPARIQRGLNGILDRDIVISQAVEVPDKFNARYDAKDKVYIYTMLNGPVRTALQRHFCYYNPQPASVSLMQKAARYLEGRHDFRAFASKAGSYKDSVRTIYDIKVTGKRLAGNSRMIYFKFRGDGFLYNMVRNIVGTLLLTGYKKIAPNAVKDILKSKNRAKAGPNVPAKGLCLVKVEY, translated from the coding sequence ATGAAGCGTAATATCAAATTGATCATCGAATATGACGGCACCAACTACTGCGGCTGGCAGATACAGAAGAACTCCCGGACCATCCAGGCCGAGATAACCAAGGCCATCGAGGAGATGACCGGCCAGAAGACGACGCTTTACGGGGCCAGCCGGACCGACAGCGGCGTGCACGCGCTGGGGCAGACGGCTAATTTCCGTACCCAGAGCAAGCTCGAGCCGGCCCGGATACAGCGCGGGCTGAACGGGATTCTGGATAGGGACATCGTCATCAGCCAGGCGGTTGAGGTGCCGGATAAGTTCAACGCCCGGTACGATGCCAAGGACAAGGTTTACATATATACCATGCTTAACGGTCCGGTGCGGACGGCCCTGCAGAGGCATTTCTGCTATTATAATCCACAGCCGGCATCCGTAAGCTTGATGCAGAAGGCGGCCCGGTACCTTGAGGGCCGGCACGATTTCCGCGCCTTTGCCTCCAAGGCCGGCAGTTATAAGGACAGCGTCCGGACGATTTATGACATCAAGGTCACCGGCAAGCGGCTGGCCGGCAACAGCCGGATGATTTACTTTAAATTCCGGGGCGACGGGTTCCTTTATAATATGGTGCGCAACATCGTCGGCACGCTGTTATTAACAGGTTATAAAAAGATTGCGCCGAACGCGGTAAAAGATATACTCAAGTCCAAAAACCGGGCCAAGGCCGGACCGAACGTGCCGGCCAAAGGTCTGTGCCTGGTTAAGGTGGAATATTAA
- a CDS encoding glycosyltransferase family 4 protein, with translation MKVVHIITRLILGGAQENTLITVEGLQRMPGYPSAVSDLSADSQTKERYSRGYSADKSFLQLPKYEVTLISGPALGPEGELVKRAQDNKVNLIIISQMRRNIFPWLDLISFIRIFFLLRKLKPDIVHTHSTKAGIFGRIAAKLAGVKIIIHTIHGMPFYPYQPRIANWFYTALEWLAAKVTDRIICVADAMTAQALAAGVGKPEQYTTIYSALEMDKFVPLKTRLEERRELGIGPDDKVIGVVARLANLKGHEYLIRIAHQIIREVPEVKLMFVGDGALREQITKDVKERGLVGRVIFTGLVEPQRIPGLIQAMDVLVHPSLREGLARALPQALALGRPAVSFDIDGAREVVLDGRTGFIIPPPQAGREYDSLDKMAEKIIYLLKNPAEAAKMGQAGKEHIKQNFDSAYMVSRIGQVYEEAAKQKSAPPTSL, from the coding sequence ATGAAAGTAGTTCACATCATCACCCGCTTGATACTGGGCGGCGCTCAGGAGAATACGCTCATCACCGTCGAGGGTCTACAACGGATGCCCGGTTATCCATCGGCTGTTAGCGACCTGTCTGCCGACAGTCAGACAAAGGAGCGTTACAGCCGAGGATACTCGGCAGATAAGTCGTTCCTCCAACTGCCGAAGTACGAGGTGACGCTTATCAGCGGCCCGGCGCTCGGGCCCGAAGGCGAACTGGTCAAGCGGGCCCAGGACAATAAAGTAAACCTGATCATCATTTCCCAGATGCGCCGGAACATATTTCCCTGGCTGGATTTGATATCGTTTATCAGGATATTTTTCCTGCTCAGGAAACTCAAGCCCGATATCGTCCATACGCACAGCACCAAGGCCGGCATCTTCGGCCGGATTGCGGCCAAACTGGCCGGAGTCAAGATTATCATCCACACCATCCACGGAATGCCGTTTTATCCTTACCAGCCGCGGATAGCCAACTGGTTTTACACAGCGCTGGAATGGCTGGCCGCCAAGGTGACCGACAGGATTATCTGCGTGGCCGACGCCATGACGGCGCAGGCGCTGGCCGCCGGCGTGGGCAAGCCGGAACAGTACACCACCATCTACAGCGCGCTGGAAATGGATAAATTTGTACCGCTCAAGACCAGGCTCGAAGAGCGCCGGGAGCTGGGCATCGGGCCGGACGACAAGGTCATCGGCGTGGTGGCCCGGCTGGCCAATCTGAAAGGCCACGAGTATTTGATTCGGATAGCCCACCAGATTATTCGCGAGGTGCCGGAAGTCAAATTGATGTTCGTCGGCGACGGCGCGTTGCGTGAACAGATTACCAAGGATGTCAAAGAGCGCGGGCTGGTCGGCCGGGTGATATTCACCGGGCTGGTCGAGCCGCAGCGCATACCCGGACTGATTCAGGCGATGGACGTGTTGGTGCACCCGTCGCTCCGGGAAGGTCTGGCCCGGGCGCTGCCCCAGGCGCTGGCCCTGGGCCGGCCGGCGGTATCGTTCGATATCGACGGCGCCCGCGAGGTGGTGCTGGACGGCCGGACCGGGTTTATCATTCCGCCTCCGCAGGCCGGACGGGAGTACGACTCGCTGGATAAGATGGCCGAGAAGATAATTTATCTGTTGAAGAATCCGGCTGAAGCGGCTAAGATGGGTCAGGCCGGCAAAGAACACATCAAGCAGAACTTTGATTCTGCGTATATGGTCAGCCGCATCGGACAGGTCTATGAAGAGGCGGCCAAGCAGAAATCGGCGCCGCCTACTTCCCTATAA
- a CDS encoding proton-conducting transporter membrane subunit, whose product MTQSTLLTATILVPIICGILCFILRNRAIRTLLITVNALILIASSVWLLTGGEFTFSPEPYWNTIITVLDFALLTYFLYIGFASGNLAVIVLSLLQIVPLGYFEYTQGHNLEASPSFVVDQLAIIMCLVISIVGSLISLYAIRYMDEHEEHLHLAKSRQPVFFLFFILFLGAMNALVFANSLMWLYFFWEVTTLACYQLIRHDLNAEAKNNALRALWMNLIGGVGFVVAIIMIQSSMSTLSLTEVVHSPAGAAMLIPLALLCLAGFTKSAQLPFQNWLLGAMVAPTPVSALLHSSTMVNAGVYLLLRLAPAYKGSPLSTMVMLIGAFSFFVTAIIAMTQSNAKKLLAYSTIGNLGIIVMCAGLNTPLAITAALILLVFHAVSKGLLFMCAGVIENKIHSRDIEKMSELITRMPLTTVITVIGIITMFLAPFGLLVGKWATMEGAMQANTQWALIAVIMLVLGSAATTVFWTKYLGRLINQSSFDGKHPIEPLSFLYKLPLISLVLIAVIMSILVAPLYDTVIIPAVSAHYQAIVNTGSWNINIPQIGSFTTWPLFIVVIAALLMPLLLLRSRRQDIGPVYMCGENAPAGACEFCSIADSSEPLQTGGLYFSDTITEASMEKIFTPIGIIMILVLFGLLL is encoded by the coding sequence ATGACTCAATCAACGCTTCTGACGGCCACGATACTTGTTCCCATCATCTGCGGCATACTTTGTTTCATACTTCGCAACCGGGCCATCCGGACATTGCTCATCACCGTCAACGCGCTGATACTTATCGCCAGTTCCGTCTGGCTTCTGACCGGAGGCGAATTCACTTTCTCGCCGGAACCATACTGGAATACCATCATCACCGTGCTGGATTTCGCCCTGCTGACGTATTTCCTCTACATCGGCTTTGCCAGCGGCAACCTGGCCGTAATTGTGTTGTCATTGCTCCAGATAGTTCCGCTCGGTTACTTTGAATACACCCAGGGCCATAACCTGGAAGCCAGCCCGTCGTTTGTGGTCGACCAGTTGGCCATAATTATGTGCCTGGTCATATCCATAGTTGGTTCGCTTATTTCGCTTTACGCCATCAGGTATATGGACGAGCACGAAGAGCACCTGCATCTGGCCAAGTCGCGCCAGCCGGTATTCTTCCTATTCTTTATTCTGTTCCTGGGCGCCATGAACGCGCTGGTATTTGCCAACAGCCTGATGTGGCTGTATTTCTTCTGGGAAGTGACCACCCTGGCTTGTTACCAGTTAATCCGGCACGATCTCAACGCCGAGGCCAAGAACAATGCCCTGCGCGCATTATGGATGAACCTTATCGGCGGCGTAGGTTTCGTGGTGGCCATTATCATGATTCAAAGCTCGATGAGCACGTTATCCTTGACCGAAGTTGTCCATAGCCCGGCCGGCGCGGCGATGCTGATACCGCTGGCCCTGCTCTGCCTGGCCGGATTCACCAAATCGGCTCAGCTGCCGTTCCAGAACTGGTTGCTCGGCGCCATGGTCGCGCCCACTCCGGTTTCGGCATTGCTCCATTCATCCACCATGGTTAACGCCGGCGTTTACCTGCTGCTCAGGCTGGCGCCCGCTTATAAGGGTTCGCCTCTTTCGACCATGGTCATGCTCATCGGCGCTTTCAGCTTCTTCGTTACGGCCATCATTGCTATGACCCAGAGCAACGCCAAGAAACTGCTGGCCTATTCGACCATCGGTAACCTGGGCATCATCGTTATGTGCGCCGGGCTGAATACACCCCTGGCCATTACTGCCGCCCTGATACTCCTGGTTTTCCACGCCGTATCCAAGGGCTTGCTCTTTATGTGCGCCGGCGTCATCGAGAATAAGATACACAGCCGTGATATCGAGAAGATGTCCGAGCTGATTACCCGGATGCCGTTAACCACCGTCATCACCGTCATTGGTATCATCACCATGTTCCTGGCGCCGTTCGGATTGCTGGTCGGTAAATGGGCTACCATGGAAGGCGCTATGCAGGCCAATACCCAGTGGGCGCTTATTGCCGTCATTATGCTGGTGCTGGGCAGCGCCGCCACTACGGTGTTCTGGACCAAATACCTGGGCCGGCTTATCAACCAGTCTTCGTTCGACGGCAAGCACCCGATCGAGCCGCTATCGTTCTTATACAAGCTTCCGCTGATTTCGCTGGTCCTGATTGCCGTTATTATGAGCATCCTGGTTGCTCCGCTTTACGATACCGTTATCATCCCGGCCGTAAGCGCCCATTATCAAGCGATTGTTAACACCGGCAGCTGGAATATCAATATTCCGCAGATTGGTTCATTCACCACCTGGCCGCTGTTCATCGTGGTCATAGCGGCGTTGTTGATGCCGTTGCTGCTGCTCAGGTCGCGCAGGCAGGATATCGGTCCGGTTTATATGTGCGGCGAGAACGCCCCGGCCGGCGCCTGCGAGTTCTGCTCCATAGCCGATTCCAGCGAGCCGCTCCAGACCGGCGGTCTGTATTTTTCTGACACCATCACCGAGGCTTCGATGGAAAAGATATTCACGCCCATCGGCATTATCATGATATTGGTGCTGTTCGGGCTATTATTGTAG
- a CDS encoding DegT/DnrJ/EryC1/StrS family aminotransferase, translating into MNVPLLDLKMQHQKIKDDIQQSIQKVIDSQHFIMGPEVAEFEAAAAKYVGAKHAIGVASGSDALLLSLMALDIKTGDEVITTTFSFFATAGSIARTGARPVFVDIDPKTFNCDPNRIADALKKSKKAKAIMPVHLYGQCAEMQPILELARKHNCAVVEDAAQAIGSTYKGKKAGTMGALTGFSFFPSKNLGCWGDGGLVTTDDDNLGQMVRKLRVHGSSKKYYHQYVGMNSRLDTLQAAVLKAKLKYLDNWSTGRAERAAYYNKLFKSAGLDSVITTPFVHPDCNHIYHQYTIIVKGKRDGLRDFLKERGIGTEVYYPLPLHLQECFTYMGYKPGDLPVSEKTSLEALSLPIYPELTSQQQDYVVESIKTFIGK; encoded by the coding sequence ATGAACGTCCCGCTTTTGGACCTTAAAATGCAGCATCAGAAAATCAAGGACGACATCCAGCAATCCATCCAGAAAGTCATTGATTCCCAGCACTTCATTATGGGCCCAGAAGTGGCCGAGTTCGAGGCCGCCGCGGCTAAGTATGTCGGCGCCAAGCACGCCATCGGCGTGGCCTCAGGCTCGGACGCCCTGCTCCTGTCCCTGATGGCCCTGGATATCAAGACCGGGGATGAGGTCATCACCACTACATTTTCATTCTTCGCCACGGCCGGCTCCATCGCCCGGACCGGCGCCCGGCCGGTATTCGTGGATATCGACCCCAAGACATTCAACTGCGACCCCAACCGGATTGCCGACGCCCTAAAGAAGTCCAAGAAAGCCAAAGCCATCATGCCGGTCCATCTTTACGGCCAGTGCGCCGAGATGCAGCCCATCCTGGAGCTGGCCCGAAAGCATAACTGCGCCGTGGTCGAAGACGCGGCCCAGGCCATCGGCTCGACATACAAAGGCAAAAAGGCCGGCACCATGGGCGCGCTGACCGGATTCTCGTTCTTCCCGTCCAAGAACCTGGGTTGCTGGGGCGACGGCGGGCTGGTCACCACCGACGACGATAACCTCGGACAGATGGTCCGCAAACTCCGCGTCCACGGCAGCTCCAAGAAATATTATCATCAGTATGTCGGCATGAACAGCCGGCTGGATACGCTCCAGGCGGCCGTGCTCAAGGCCAAACTCAAATACCTGGACAACTGGAGCACCGGCCGGGCCGAACGGGCCGCTTATTACAACAAACTCTTTAAGTCAGCCGGGCTGGACAGCGTCATCACTACGCCGTTTGTCCATCCGGACTGCAACCACATATACCACCAGTATACCATCATCGTCAAAGGCAAAAGAGACGGGCTCAGGGATTTCCTCAAGGAACGCGGCATCGGCACCGAGGTCTATTATCCTCTGCCACTCCACCTCCAGGAATGCTTTACATATATGGGATACAAACCGGGCGACCTGCCGGTATCGGAAAAGACCTCGCTCGAAGCGCTGTCATTGCCCATCTATCCGGAGCTGACCAGCCAGCAGCAGGACTACGTGGTGGAAAGTATCAAGACGTTTATAGGGAAGTAG
- a CDS encoding CvpA family protein, with translation MNWIDIIFSVVLLIGIILGVYTGFWWQFIRFFLLLVALYSTLYLHEPIAKWIGPEMADPYMAQLLIYLVVFTSIYLILFMITWVMEITFGKKSKGEKKSKESKGDKKPKESDEPKESKGGGKGKSGKSTLNRAFGGLFGFMKTALICGSILLGVSYYPTSQLRAQVKESAFAKPLLWYTRKVALFMPHKYKQNIRSFIDSITRQQKAPETEGR, from the coding sequence ATGAACTGGATTGACATCATATTCTCCGTGGTTTTGCTTATCGGTATCATCCTGGGGGTGTATACCGGTTTCTGGTGGCAGTTCATCAGGTTCTTCCTGCTGCTGGTGGCTCTTTACAGCACGCTTTATCTGCACGAACCCATTGCCAAATGGATTGGTCCGGAGATGGCCGACCCGTATATGGCCCAGCTTTTAATTTACCTGGTGGTATTTACATCCATCTACCTGATACTTTTTATGATTACCTGGGTGATGGAGATAACCTTTGGCAAGAAGTCCAAGGGAGAGAAGAAGTCCAAAGAGTCAAAAGGAGACAAGAAGCCCAAAGAGTCCGATGAGCCCAAGGAATCAAAAGGCGGCGGCAAAGGCAAGTCCGGCAAGAGCACGCTCAATAGGGCGTTCGGCGGCCTGTTCGGGTTCATGAAGACGGCGCTTATCTGCGGTTCGATACTGCTGGGCGTCAGCTATTACCCCACATCACAGCTTAGGGCACAAGTCAAGGAATCGGCTTTTGCCAAACCGCTGTTGTGGTACACCCGCAAGGTGGCTCTGTTTATGCCACACAAATATAAGCAGAACATCAGGTCTTTTATAGACAGTATTACCCGCCAGCAGAAAGCGCCGGAAACAGAAGGGCGGTAG
- a CDS encoding tetratricopeptide repeat protein, producing MRYVFILLVLSLFIVAAGKSVESVADIEQLSRDGKKVEAARAYSKLINAEPENIEAHRGYQNLMREAGDIERVRKEYLARLEANPDSPLYNYLYGRLMEGAELEKAFLQAIKLDKTFFWAYYGLGQFYKDNKKYDQAMKYFEDATKVWPEFLEARHWLAMMAYESGDIDRAIAEWAAVLAKKPGYIDAQLGQAIAYKAKGEYIKALDILEPLMMAKYWKAFEPAIQCYHARANYKPAIQARKQLREMSATIQAIPDQITVDIIRTDKYILIAREFIRSEQNRLEFDVYTWQEEKDKVLDISVRQPDKLLYSSRVRETTLVLLRKEGKSDDGKPLAEEVASYYKMIPSYQRVLADVQEYLKK from the coding sequence ATGAGATATGTTTTTATATTGTTAGTTTTGAGCTTATTTATTGTTGCCGCGGGGAAATCTGTGGAATCTGTGGCAGATATAGAGCAGTTATCCCGTGACGGCAAGAAGGTCGAGGCGGCCCGGGCTTACAGCAAATTGATAAACGCCGAGCCGGAGAATATCGAGGCGCACCGCGGTTACCAGAACCTGATGCGCGAGGCCGGCGATATTGAACGGGTCCGCAAGGAATATCTGGCCAGGCTCGAGGCCAACCCGGACAGCCCGCTCTATAATTATCTGTACGGACGTCTGATGGAAGGCGCCGAGCTGGAAAAGGCCTTCCTCCAGGCCATCAAACTGGACAAGACCTTTTTCTGGGCTTATTACGGGCTGGGCCAGTTCTATAAGGACAACAAGAAATACGACCAGGCTATGAAGTATTTCGAAGACGCCACAAAGGTCTGGCCGGAGTTCCTGGAGGCGCGGCACTGGCTGGCTATGATGGCTTACGAGTCCGGCGATATCGACCGGGCTATCGCCGAATGGGCCGCGGTGCTGGCCAAAAAGCCCGGCTATATTGACGCCCAGCTGGGACAGGCCATCGCCTACAAGGCCAAGGGCGAATATATCAAGGCCCTGGACATTCTTGAGCCGTTGATGATGGCCAAATACTGGAAGGCATTTGAACCGGCCATCCAGTGCTACCACGCCCGGGCCAACTATAAGCCGGCCATCCAGGCCCGCAAGCAGTTGCGCGAGATGAGCGCGACCATTCAGGCCATTCCGGACCAGATAACCGTGGACATCATTCGCACCGATAAATATATCCTGATTGCCCGCGAGTTCATCCGCTCCGAACAGAATCGGCTGGAGTTCGATGTTTACACCTGGCAAGAGGAGAAGGACAAGGTCCTGGATATTTCCGTCCGTCAGCCGGACAAGCTCTTGTATTCGTCAAGGGTTAGGGAGACCACCCTGGTGTTGCTGAGGAAAGAAGGCAAAAGTGACGACGGCAAGCCGCTGGCCGAAGAGGTGGCGTCTTATTATAAGATGATACCGTCATACCAACGCGTACTGGCCGATGTGCAGGAATACCTGAAGAAGTAG